A single genomic interval of Variovorax sp. PMC12 harbors:
- a CDS encoding cytochrome-c peroxidase, with product MEKTLPLVVALSVALLALAGCDGKGTAMAASAGPRAPALSPGAQVGQMLFFDKNLSSGKNMSCASCHDPQYAYGPPNSISVQLGSDITQAGARAVPSLRYKESTPAFDDDAPNPDGVTSNSPGGGFMADGRAATLAAQAALPLLNPLEMNNPSKEAVVKAVRNAAYAGLFRQAFGADVFNDTDKAFDAVGTAIQALETEDLSFHPYSSKYDLYVFNKAGGTLTPAERRGEVVFHSSGVANCSGCHYTGANFNGNSGLMTDFTYQALGAPRNDRSIPNNPDPIPANDDPKYFDMGLCGPYRTDHMPATPQTPNPYCGMFKVPVLRNVATRGAFFHNGVLHSLEQVVNFYNTRDTNPEYWYPADKDGTGAPQANPAWALQPTHVPGATVRKYNDLPPAQQGSIDEEVPMGTGEGGDKTLASGTRPRAPGSPPAMTPQQVADLVCFLGVLSDGYQPAAKPPATGKCVN from the coding sequence ATGGAAAAGACGCTCCCCCTCGTCGTGGCGCTCTCGGTGGCGCTTCTGGCTTTGGCGGGCTGCGATGGCAAGGGCACGGCGATGGCGGCAAGCGCCGGCCCGCGCGCGCCGGCCCTGAGCCCGGGCGCGCAGGTCGGGCAGATGTTGTTCTTCGACAAGAACCTGTCGAGCGGAAAGAACATGTCGTGCGCGAGCTGCCATGACCCGCAATACGCCTACGGGCCGCCGAACAGCATCTCGGTGCAACTGGGCTCCGACATCACGCAGGCCGGCGCGCGCGCCGTGCCCTCGCTGCGCTACAAGGAATCGACACCCGCCTTCGACGACGACGCGCCGAACCCGGACGGCGTGACCTCCAACTCGCCCGGCGGCGGCTTCATGGCGGATGGCCGCGCGGCGACGCTGGCGGCGCAGGCCGCGCTGCCGCTGCTCAATCCGCTGGAGATGAACAACCCCTCGAAGGAAGCGGTCGTGAAGGCGGTGCGCAACGCCGCCTATGCCGGCCTGTTCAGGCAAGCCTTCGGCGCCGACGTCTTCAACGACACCGACAAGGCCTTCGACGCCGTCGGCACCGCGATCCAGGCGCTGGAGACGGAGGACCTGAGCTTCCACCCGTACAGCAGCAAGTACGACCTCTACGTCTTCAACAAGGCAGGCGGCACGCTGACGCCGGCCGAACGGCGCGGCGAGGTCGTGTTCCACAGCAGCGGTGTTGCCAACTGCTCCGGCTGCCACTACACGGGCGCCAACTTCAACGGCAACTCCGGCCTGATGACGGACTTCACCTACCAGGCCCTGGGCGCGCCGCGCAACGACAGGTCGATCCCGAACAATCCGGATCCGATTCCCGCCAACGACGATCCGAAGTACTTCGACATGGGGCTGTGCGGCCCCTACCGCACCGACCACATGCCCGCCACGCCGCAGACCCCCAACCCCTACTGCGGCATGTTCAAGGTTCCGGTGCTGCGCAACGTGGCGACGCGAGGCGCCTTCTTCCACAACGGCGTGCTCCATTCTCTGGAGCAGGTCGTCAACTTTTACAACACGCGCGACACCAACCCGGAGTACTGGTATCCGGCCGACAAGGACGGCACCGGCGCGCCGCAGGCCAACCCGGCCTGGGCGCTGCAACCCACCCATGTGCCGGGGGCGACGGTCCGCAAGTACAACGACCTGCCGCCTGCGCAGCAGGGCAGCATCGACGAGGAAGTGCCGATGGGCACGGGCGAGGGCGGCGACAAGACGCTGGCCAGCGGCACCAGGCCGCGCGCGCCCGGCTCCCCCCCGGCCATGACGCCGCAGCAGGTCGCCGACCTGGTCTGCTTCCTGGGCGTCCTGAGCGACGGCTACCAGCCTGCCGCCAAGCCACCGGCCACCGGCAAATGCGTGAACTGA